The following proteins are encoded in a genomic region of Vulpes vulpes isolate BD-2025 chromosome X, VulVul3, whole genome shotgun sequence:
- the ARSL gene encoding arylsulfatase L isoform X1, producing the protein MHRHSRLAHLALIVHRGDWSWDSGFISVTHTPPIRELLKDLFMFSTEPVWPIFFRDSDPICISWHWGLEHSCPALCGRGQSGSTDTTVMGVMKVKQPPAFVAILPSDMPPRGSLYPGLEPPSPRQTHFPSGISERKRSWLAVMVGVLLGARPSACGDLSGSRPNILLLMADDFGIGDIGCYGNNSIRQGCENHSSGLPTKTPVTMDLALHTTPNIDRLAEDGVMLTQHIAAASVCTPSRAAFLTGRYPLRSGMVSSNGYRVLQWTGVSGGLSTNEITFAKILKDRGYATGLIGKWHLGLNCESSSDHCHHPLNHGFDHFYGMPFSMMGDCIHWELSEKRAGMEHKLNVCFQIMAFAALTLTAGKLTHLTSGSWTPVVWSTVAATLLFVTSYSIGVLIVHADCFLMRNRTITEQPMHFQRTTSLLLKEVSSFVQRNKHRPFLLFVSFLHVHTPLITTEKFRGKSAHGLYGDNTEEMDWMVGQILDTLDMEGLTNSTLVYFTSDHGGSLEAQLGKEQYGGWNGIYKGGKGMGGWEGGIRVPGIFRWPGVLQAGRVIHEPTSLMDVFPTVVQLGGGEVPQDRVIDGRDLLPLLLGTAQHSAHEFLLHYCENLLHAARWRQRDGGRLWKVHYTTPLFHPEGAGACYGRGVCPCSGDQVAHHDPPLLFDLSRDPSEAHALTPDTEPSFYHVMDTVARAVEEHCRTLIPVPLQLDTLGNIWRPWLQPCCGQFPLCWCDREGDPR; encoded by the exons ATGCATCGACACAGTAGGCTTGCTCACCTCGCACTGATTGTGCATCGGGGGGACTGGTCCTGGGACTCCGGATTCATATCGGTGACTCACACTCCCCCCATCCGGGAGCTTCTGAaggatcttttcatgttttccacGGAGCCCGTATGGCCAATCTTCTTCAGAGACTCAGATCCCATCTGTATTTCATGGCACTGGGGATTGGAACACTCTTGTCCTGCTCTGTGTGGACGTGGCCAAAGCGGCTCCACGGACACCACGGTTATGGGAGTGATGAAGGTGAAACAGCCACCAGCCTTTGTGGCAATTCTTCCTTCTGATATGCCACCACGAGGGAGTCTCTACCCTGGGCTGGAACCTCCATCACCCCGACAGACCCACTTCCCATCAGGTATCAGTGAGCGAAAAAG GAGCTGGCTGGCTGTGATGGTCGGTGTGCTTCTGGGTGCGAGGCCCTCGGCTTGCGGGGATTTATCCGGTTCGCGTCCAAACATCCTTCTTCTGATGGCGGACGATTTTGGCATCGGCGATATCGGCTGCTATGGCAACAACAGCATCAGGCAAGGATGCGAGAATCACTCATCGGGCCTCCCGACGAAGACACCAGTGACAATGGATCTCGCTCTTCATAC GACTCCAAATATTGACCGCCTCGCAGAGGATGGGGTGATGCTCACCCAGCACATCGCGGCTGCTTCAGTGTGCACCCCAAGCAGGGCTGCCTTCCTAACGGGCAGATACCCTCTGAGATCAG GTATGGTTTCCAGTAATGGTTATCGTGTTCTTCAATGGACCGGAGTATCTGGAGGGCTTTCAACCAATGAGATAActtttgcaaaaatattaaaagacagaGGATACGCCACTGGGCTAATAG GAAAATGGCATCTGGGCCTCAACTGTGAATCTTCCAGTGATCACTGCCACCACCCACTCAACCATGGATTCGACCATTTCTACGGAATGCCCTTTTCCATGATGGGGGATTGCATCCACTGGGAGCTGTCAGAGAAGCGTGCTGGCATGGAGCACAAACTCAATGTCTGCTTCCAAATCATGGCCTTCGCTGCCCTCACGCTCACCGCTGGGAAACTCACCCACCTGACATCAGGCTCATGGACTCCGGTCGTCTGGTCAACCGTAGCTGCCACCTTGCTCTTCGTGACCTCATATTCTATAGGTGTCCTGATTGTTCACGCAGACTGCTTTCTGATGAGAAACCGCACCATCACTGAGCAGCCCATGCACTTTCAAAGGACGACATCTCTTCTTCTCAAAGAGGTCTCCTCCTTTGTCCAAAG aaacaagCACAGACCTTTCCTCCTGTTTGTCTCCTTTCTACACGTGCACACCCCTCTGATCACTACCGAGAAGTTCCGCGGGAAGAGCGCGCACGGGCTGTACGGGGATAACACGGAAGAGATGGACTGGATGGTGG GGCAGATCCTTGATACTTTGGATATGGAAGGGTTGACCAACAGCACGCTTGTTTATTTTACGTCGGATCACGGGGGATCTTTAGAGGCCCAACTCGGAAAGGAGCAATATGGCGGCTGGAATGGAATCTACAAAG GTGGCAAAGGGATGGGGGGCTGGGAAGGTGGAATCCGCGTCCCGGGGATCTTCCGGTGGCCTGGGGTGCTGCAGGCCGGCCGCGTCATCCACGAGCCCACCAGCCTGATGGATGTTTTCCCCACCGTGGTCCAGCTGGGGGGCGGTGAGGTGCCCCAGGACAG GGTGATTGATGGCCGGGACCTGCTGCCCTTGCTGCTGGGGACAGCGCAACACTCTGCCCACGAGTTCCTGCTGCACTACTGCGAGAATCTCCTGCACGCAGCCCGCTGGCGCCAACGGGACG GAGGAAGACTGTGGAAGGTCCACTACACGACCCCACTGTTCCACCCAGAGGGAGCCGGCGCCTGCTACGGGAGAGGGGTCTGTCCCTGCTCCGGGGACCAGGTAGCCCATCACGACCCACCTTTGCTCTTCGACCTGTCCAGAGACCCTTCTGAAGCCCACGCCCTCACTCCGGACACGGAGCCCTCGTTCTATCACGTGATGGACACAGTGGCTCGGGCCGTGGAGGAGCATTGCCGGACCCTCATCCCAGTTCCGCTGCAGCTGGATACGCTGGGCAACATCTGGAGGCCCTGGCTGCAGCCGTGCTGTGGCCAGTTCCCCCTCTGCTGGTGTGACCGGGAAGGCGACCCACGATAA
- the ARSL gene encoding arylsulfatase L isoform X2, with protein MLGGLSTAVLGSSSLPLGIKGRRQYAASGAFLVRRDYVRSLIFCFCFYISVRPFARMHRHSRLAHLALIVHRGDWSWDSGFISVTHTPPIRELLKDLFMFSTEPVWPIFFRDSDPICISWHWGLEHSCPALCGRGQSGSTDTTVMGVMKVKQPPAFVAILPSDMPPRGSLYPGLEPPSPRQTHFPSGISERKRSWLAVMVGVLLGARPSACGDLSGSRPNILLLMADDFGIGDIGCYGNNSIRQGCENHSSGLPTKTPVTMDLALHTTPNIDRLAEDGVMLTQHIAAASVCTPSRAAFLTGRYPLRSGMVSSNGYRVLQWTGVSGGLSTNEITFAKILKDRGYATGLIGKWHLGLNCESSSDHCHHPLNHGFDHFYGMPFSMMGDCIHWELSEKRAGMEHKLNVCFQIMAFAALTLTAGKLTHLTSGSWTPVVWSTVAATLLFVTSYSIGVLIVHADCFLMRNRTITEQPMHFQRTTSLLLKEVSSFVQRNKHRPFLLFVSFLHVHTPLITTEKFRGKSAHGLYGDNTEEMDWMVGQILDTLDMEGLTNSTLVYFTSDHGGSLEAQLGKEQYGGWNGIYKGGKGMGGWEGGIRVPGIFRWPGVLQAGRVIHEPTSLMDVFPTVVQLGGGEVPQDRVIDGRDLLPLLLGTAQHSAHEFLLHYCENLLHAARWRQRDGGRLWKVHYTTPLFHPEGAGACYGRGVCPCSGDQVAHHDPPLLFDLSRDPSEAHALTPDTEPSFYHVMDTVARAVEEHCRTLIPVPLQLDTLGNIWRPWLQPCCGQFPLCWCDREGDPR; from the exons ATGCTCGGTGGCCTGAGCACAGCTGTCCTCggctcttcttctcttcctttg GGAATAAAAGGCAGAAGACAATATGCTGCATCTGGAGCATTCCTGGTAAGACGGGATTACGTGCGATCGTTAATCTTCTGTTTCTGCTTCTACATTTCTGTACGTCCCTTTGCCAGGATGCATCGACACAGTAGGCTTGCTCACCTCGCACTGATTGTGCATCGGGGGGACTGGTCCTGGGACTCCGGATTCATATCGGTGACTCACACTCCCCCCATCCGGGAGCTTCTGAaggatcttttcatgttttccacGGAGCCCGTATGGCCAATCTTCTTCAGAGACTCAGATCCCATCTGTATTTCATGGCACTGGGGATTGGAACACTCTTGTCCTGCTCTGTGTGGACGTGGCCAAAGCGGCTCCACGGACACCACGGTTATGGGAGTGATGAAGGTGAAACAGCCACCAGCCTTTGTGGCAATTCTTCCTTCTGATATGCCACCACGAGGGAGTCTCTACCCTGGGCTGGAACCTCCATCACCCCGACAGACCCACTTCCCATCAGGTATCAGTGAGCGAAAAAG GAGCTGGCTGGCTGTGATGGTCGGTGTGCTTCTGGGTGCGAGGCCCTCGGCTTGCGGGGATTTATCCGGTTCGCGTCCAAACATCCTTCTTCTGATGGCGGACGATTTTGGCATCGGCGATATCGGCTGCTATGGCAACAACAGCATCAGGCAAGGATGCGAGAATCACTCATCGGGCCTCCCGACGAAGACACCAGTGACAATGGATCTCGCTCTTCATAC GACTCCAAATATTGACCGCCTCGCAGAGGATGGGGTGATGCTCACCCAGCACATCGCGGCTGCTTCAGTGTGCACCCCAAGCAGGGCTGCCTTCCTAACGGGCAGATACCCTCTGAGATCAG GTATGGTTTCCAGTAATGGTTATCGTGTTCTTCAATGGACCGGAGTATCTGGAGGGCTTTCAACCAATGAGATAActtttgcaaaaatattaaaagacagaGGATACGCCACTGGGCTAATAG GAAAATGGCATCTGGGCCTCAACTGTGAATCTTCCAGTGATCACTGCCACCACCCACTCAACCATGGATTCGACCATTTCTACGGAATGCCCTTTTCCATGATGGGGGATTGCATCCACTGGGAGCTGTCAGAGAAGCGTGCTGGCATGGAGCACAAACTCAATGTCTGCTTCCAAATCATGGCCTTCGCTGCCCTCACGCTCACCGCTGGGAAACTCACCCACCTGACATCAGGCTCATGGACTCCGGTCGTCTGGTCAACCGTAGCTGCCACCTTGCTCTTCGTGACCTCATATTCTATAGGTGTCCTGATTGTTCACGCAGACTGCTTTCTGATGAGAAACCGCACCATCACTGAGCAGCCCATGCACTTTCAAAGGACGACATCTCTTCTTCTCAAAGAGGTCTCCTCCTTTGTCCAAAG aaacaagCACAGACCTTTCCTCCTGTTTGTCTCCTTTCTACACGTGCACACCCCTCTGATCACTACCGAGAAGTTCCGCGGGAAGAGCGCGCACGGGCTGTACGGGGATAACACGGAAGAGATGGACTGGATGGTGG GGCAGATCCTTGATACTTTGGATATGGAAGGGTTGACCAACAGCACGCTTGTTTATTTTACGTCGGATCACGGGGGATCTTTAGAGGCCCAACTCGGAAAGGAGCAATATGGCGGCTGGAATGGAATCTACAAAG GTGGCAAAGGGATGGGGGGCTGGGAAGGTGGAATCCGCGTCCCGGGGATCTTCCGGTGGCCTGGGGTGCTGCAGGCCGGCCGCGTCATCCACGAGCCCACCAGCCTGATGGATGTTTTCCCCACCGTGGTCCAGCTGGGGGGCGGTGAGGTGCCCCAGGACAG GGTGATTGATGGCCGGGACCTGCTGCCCTTGCTGCTGGGGACAGCGCAACACTCTGCCCACGAGTTCCTGCTGCACTACTGCGAGAATCTCCTGCACGCAGCCCGCTGGCGCCAACGGGACG GAGGAAGACTGTGGAAGGTCCACTACACGACCCCACTGTTCCACCCAGAGGGAGCCGGCGCCTGCTACGGGAGAGGGGTCTGTCCCTGCTCCGGGGACCAGGTAGCCCATCACGACCCACCTTTGCTCTTCGACCTGTCCAGAGACCCTTCTGAAGCCCACGCCCTCACTCCGGACACGGAGCCCTCGTTCTATCACGTGATGGACACAGTGGCTCGGGCCGTGGAGGAGCATTGCCGGACCCTCATCCCAGTTCCGCTGCAGCTGGATACGCTGGGCAACATCTGGAGGCCCTGGCTGCAGCCGTGCTGTGGCCAGTTCCCCCTCTGCTGGTGTGACCGGGAAGGCGACCCACGATAA